A stretch of Deinococcus gobiensis I-0 DNA encodes these proteins:
- a CDS encoding ABC transporter permease, translated as MIWRRSPTSDWTLPLLLLPGVGVLGVLFGLPLVWALLGSFGLQDGGHFTAANYASLFTDPLSRAAFFRSVYYGAVPVVLTLLISVPLAALIQKRFLGQKLFSGLYKIPLAVPSIVVAFMALTLLERGGFIDRLLAPLGLNLPRLVRDPAGIGVILSAVWKNVPFMTLIITGAFAAIPEEITNAARSLGASRLKTFFRVQIPLAMPGITAALLLDFILSLGSFALPNLLGPAYPPALTVLMYDAFQRGEWARVYAIGMILTAFAMLVLGLYYALLGRRAGGGR; from the coding sequence ATGATCTGGCGCCGCTCGCCTACTTCGGATTGGACCCTGCCCCTGCTGCTGCTGCCGGGGGTCGGGGTGCTGGGGGTATTGTTCGGGCTGCCCCTCGTCTGGGCCCTGTTGGGCAGCTTCGGGCTCCAGGACGGCGGTCACTTCACGGCGGCGAACTATGCCAGCCTCTTCACCGACCCATTGTCGCGCGCGGCCTTTTTCCGCTCGGTGTATTACGGCGCGGTCCCCGTGGTCCTCACGTTGTTGATCAGTGTGCCGCTCGCAGCCCTGATCCAGAAGCGCTTCCTGGGTCAGAAACTTTTCAGCGGCCTCTATAAGATTCCGCTGGCCGTACCGTCCATCGTGGTGGCCTTCATGGCCCTGACCCTGCTGGAGCGCGGCGGCTTCATCGACCGCTTGCTGGCCCCCCTGGGCCTGAACCTGCCGCGCCTGGTGCGTGATCCAGCGGGAATCGGCGTTATCCTGTCGGCGGTCTGGAAAAACGTGCCATTCATGACCCTGATCATCACCGGGGCCTTCGCCGCCATTCCGGAGGAGATCACGAATGCGGCCCGCAGCCTGGGGGCCAGCCGCCTGAAGACGTTTTTCCGGGTGCAGATCCCGCTGGCGATGCCGGGCATCACGGCGGCCCTGTTGTTGGACTTCATTCTGTCCTTGGGTTCCTTCGCCCTGCCCAACCTGTTGGGTCCGGCTTACCCGCCTGCCCTGACGGTGCTGATGTATGACGCCTTCCAGCGGGGCGAGTGGGCCAGAGTCTACGCGATAGGCATGATCCTGACCGCCTTTGCCATGTTGGTCCTGGGCCTGTATTACGCGCTGCTGGGCCGGCGCGCTGGGGGGGGCCGGTGA
- a CDS encoding DUF1868 domain-containing protein → MMTVQTCHPTPFPPYVGKRFLSDGSVQTCEGNTVICHLPEHSVLYRALLDLRAEIQAQPYAYKYAFLPPQSYHMTVFNGVLDSVRDPQQWPADLPLDASLQACTALFAEKLRNFTLPDLPPYRLRPASFGRHLGDGLVLNIAPLDDIENARLRGLRDRLSEHLQMRFAGHEQYPFHITIAYLVQWLTPEEEAHSFALQDAFLGRWQAAQLSVSLGRPEFCVFQDMCFFDRQFYLRSMDHD, encoded by the coding sequence ATGATGACCGTCCAGACCTGTCACCCGACACCCTTTCCACCCTATGTGGGGAAGCGCTTCCTGTCCGACGGCAGCGTGCAGACCTGCGAGGGCAATACAGTGATCTGCCACCTGCCTGAACATTCGGTACTGTACCGGGCGCTGCTGGACCTGCGCGCGGAGATTCAGGCGCAGCCCTACGCATACAAATATGCTTTTCTGCCCCCGCAGAGTTACCACATGACTGTCTTCAATGGTGTGCTCGACAGTGTCCGCGACCCGCAGCAGTGGCCCGCCGACCTCCCCCTGGACGCTTCCCTCCAGGCTTGCACCGCCTTGTTCGCCGAGAAGCTACGCAACTTCACACTGCCCGATCTGCCGCCCTACCGTCTGCGTCCAGCCAGCTTCGGGCGTCACCTGGGCGACGGTCTGGTGTTAAATATTGCGCCGCTGGATGATATCGAGAACGCCCGCCTGCGTGGCCTGCGTGACCGCCTCTCCGAGCACTTACAGATGCGCTTCGCCGGGCATGAACAGTACCCTTTCCATATCACTATCGCCTACCTCGTGCAGTGGCTGACCCCGGAGGAGGAGGCGCATTCCTTCGCCCTGCAAGATGCTTTCTTGGGCCGCTGGCAGGCTGCGCAGCTGAGCGTCTCCTTGGGTCGCCCCGAATTCTGCGTTTTTCAGGACATGTGCTTTTTCGACCGTCAGTTCTATCTACGCAGTATGGACCACGACTGA
- a CDS encoding ABC transporter permease: protein MTARPGPAAQVRRRVFQAEDRVWVSAGLYVALVLTLGLPLLIMALWSFSDGWFPPGLLPQGYTLSHWQELLGDASLVAATFRSLGIAVTVTVLAGIIALPTAWAMARFPFRLKRALELFILAPLIVPGVVMATGLGRLFFGLHLNYTVAGVILVQLVGVLPLMIRLLTASLEGIPDELLHAARSLGAGPVQVALRVVVPLAAPGFMAGGLLSFVSSFEEFDKTFIVGAPLIETLPTKLFFYLNGAGVTFPTAAAVCLLLLLPVLVVFLIAGRIMKDDVMASGMGKL, encoded by the coding sequence GTGACCGCGCGCCCCGGGCCCGCCGCCCAGGTCCGTCGCCGCGTCTTTCAGGCCGAGGACCGCGTCTGGGTGTCGGCCGGTCTGTATGTGGCCTTGGTTCTCACACTGGGCCTGCCTCTGCTGATCATGGCGCTGTGGTCCTTCTCGGATGGATGGTTTCCGCCGGGTCTGTTGCCACAGGGTTACACCCTGAGTCACTGGCAGGAGTTGCTGGGCGACGCTTCACTGGTCGCCGCCACCTTCCGTAGCCTCGGAATCGCCGTGACCGTGACCGTGCTGGCTGGAATAATCGCCCTACCGACTGCCTGGGCGATGGCCCGCTTTCCCTTCCGCCTCAAGCGCGCGCTGGAACTGTTCATTCTCGCGCCGCTGATTGTCCCCGGTGTGGTGATGGCGACCGGGCTGGGGCGGCTGTTTTTCGGGTTGCACCTGAACTACACCGTTGCCGGGGTCATTCTGGTGCAGCTCGTGGGGGTCCTCCCCCTGATGATCCGTCTGCTCACCGCCAGTCTGGAAGGCATTCCCGACGAGTTGCTGCACGCCGCGCGCTCACTGGGGGCCGGCCCGGTACAAGTAGCCCTACGGGTGGTCGTACCGCTGGCCGCACCAGGCTTCATGGCGGGCGGGCTGCTGTCCTTCGTGAGCAGTTTCGAGGAATTCGACAAGACCTTCATCGTCGGTGCCCCGCTGATCGAAACCCTACCGACCAAGCTGTTCTTCTATCTCAACGGTGCGGGGGTCACCTTTCCTACCGCCGCCGCCGTGTGCCTGCTGCTGCTGCTGCCTGTTCTGGTGGTCTTTCTGATCGCCGGGCGAATCATGAAGGACGACGTGATGGCGTCCGGCATGGGCAAGCTCTGA
- a CDS encoding ABC transporter ATP-binding protein codes for MTEPQLELRALSKHYGGVTALHDTDLCVQRGEFVTVLGPSGCGKSTLLRMLMGISQPSSGEIHLAGARIDGLPPERRDIAMVFQSYALFPHMNVRANLAFGLKMRGVPKAEQDRRIGHAIRISNLEPYVNRMPRDLSGGQQQRVALARAVVMQPALMLYDEPLSNLDAKLRESLREDLLELHRQTGATSLYVTHDQTEAMAMSDRVVVMNFGQVVEVGTPEALYHRPRRRFTATFLGQTNLLDVEASGESAQLPWGGVVQTGRPARGRVTLSARPEEIALCRDPQGEGTVQQVLFQGPSVLYAVQVGGLILHVSEAGTGQVHARGERVRLSFPRPPHVLDEDTAAAPVAETALPTLEVSA; via the coding sequence ATGACGGAACCCCAACTCGAGCTGCGCGCCCTGAGCAAACACTACGGTGGCGTGACGGCCCTCCATGACACGGACCTCTGTGTCCAGCGTGGTGAATTCGTGACGGTGCTGGGACCCTCCGGATGCGGCAAGAGCACGCTCCTCCGGATGCTGATGGGAATTTCCCAGCCCAGCAGCGGCGAAATCCATCTGGCCGGGGCGCGTATCGATGGCCTGCCCCCGGAAAGACGCGATATCGCGATGGTGTTCCAGAGCTACGCCCTGTTTCCACACATGAATGTCCGTGCGAACCTCGCCTTCGGCCTGAAGATGAGGGGCGTGCCGAAGGCCGAGCAGGACCGCCGCATCGGGCACGCCATACGGATCAGCAATCTGGAACCCTACGTGAACCGGATGCCGCGCGACCTCTCAGGAGGCCAGCAGCAGCGGGTGGCCCTGGCACGTGCCGTCGTGATGCAACCCGCCCTGATGCTCTATGACGAACCCCTGAGCAACCTTGACGCCAAACTGCGTGAGAGCCTGCGCGAGGACCTGCTGGAGTTGCACCGCCAGACCGGGGCCACCAGCCTCTATGTCACCCACGACCAGACCGAGGCGATGGCAATGAGCGACCGGGTCGTGGTCATGAACTTCGGTCAGGTGGTGGAGGTCGGCACACCCGAGGCGCTCTACCATCGGCCGCGCCGCCGCTTCACGGCCACGTTCCTGGGACAGACCAACTTACTGGACGTCGAGGCCAGTGGCGAAAGCGCACAACTGCCCTGGGGCGGGGTCGTCCAGACCGGCCGCCCTGCGCGCGGCAGGGTGACACTCTCAGCCCGCCCAGAGGAGATTGCGCTGTGCCGCGACCCCCAGGGCGAAGGGACGGTACAACAGGTCTTGTTCCAGGGACCAAGCGTCCTGTACGCCGTTCAGGTGGGGGGGCTGATCCTCCACGTCAGCGAGGCAGGGACCGGGCAGGTCCATGCTCGCGGCGAGCGGGTGCGGCTGTCGTTCCCACGCCCGCCACACGTTCTGGACGAGGATACGGCCGCCGCGCCGGTCGCGGAGACCGCACTCCCTACGCTGGAGGTATCCGCATGA
- a CDS encoding putative Cytosolic Protein, with protein MSQHPQPKALRRAATTGHAALAELTPQGLSRAELLLRRAGAVELGQHSRRLLPPGHSTAEALSSDLLRAGALPSAELLGALQAATPTQLAFVHEHGLQALERNLGAQPSLPQLAAFAATQVIGTPEHYLRRLAAFAGLGTEDTEHCALRHEVNAGRPGTWGTGDAPVSTGCAVGRLGTAVQGSCEICHFRVGEPNDLLALSKRDRHRRADRALPGRRVTLLGETDTPLLAALRDLAGLSTPLSDDERTDLVGLIALLSQTRSGSEILREATGTGMPQREVRALVLGTLLRLDSQDTGLIAQLQNDLGLLPADLLRFLDVMGGGDGTLGRPFRSPEIATGNSAQMQRAPHLRLPALSRPLRRVVSQALERLLTDPEGPSTLAWEGVYKYAEAFKRLFAALHFHESARYPRAAALAHLLAGGGQVQPALPMTPVTGNAARTLLGDNSRMRTLMGQVETALASDDLAQALNLLQSRPGLLGRLADRLVREEGLRSSGTGIAKTAPLTVAALRSAAPHLTPAMLTGLHVHFERRDEADPHRAMRAKGNASTRTLGDTRPLIARPLITQIQEVLFADLVRRAVGLPSLIRLAVSPDVLGLRLSASVRAASGGNEGLAAGSRLRLTPTGTAQATHARLFLHWAQREGTGAIDLDLSALAYNAAGQHVATCSFHNLRSDGMVHSGDLRSAPLPVGATEYIDLDLDRLRRLGVQSVVASVVSYTAVPLAVRTSPPSPGQRHEPHGRGAEHLSQFSRRIARPIVGAASRKPLGARAMGSQPRTALTSDSVVVHTA; from the coding sequence ATGTCCCAGCACCCTCAGCCCAAGGCGCTCCGCCGCGCCGCGACCACCGGTCACGCCGCCCTGGCCGAGCTGACCCCTCAGGGGCTGAGCCGCGCCGAACTTCTGCTGCGCCGCGCCGGGGCTGTGGAACTGGGACAGCACAGCCGCCGCCTCCTGCCGCCCGGTCACTCCACCGCTGAAGCCCTGTCCTCCGACCTCCTGCGCGCCGGGGCACTCCCCAGCGCTGAGCTTCTGGGCGCCTTGCAGGCTGCGACCCCCACACAACTCGCCTTCGTGCACGAACACGGCCTACAGGCCCTGGAACGCAACCTAGGTGCACAACCGAGCCTCCCGCAGCTTGCCGCCTTTGCGGCGACGCAGGTCATTGGCACACCTGAGCACTACCTCCGCCGCCTCGCGGCGTTTGCTGGTCTCGGCACTGAAGATACCGAGCACTGCGCCCTGCGCCACGAGGTCAATGCCGGCCGGCCCGGCACCTGGGGCACTGGTGACGCGCCGGTCTCCACGGGCTGCGCCGTAGGACGGCTCGGCACCGCCGTGCAGGGCAGCTGCGAGATCTGCCACTTCCGCGTTGGTGAGCCGAACGACCTCCTGGCCCTGTCCAAGCGGGACCGCCACCGCCGAGCCGACCGCGCCCTGCCGGGTCGGCGCGTGACCCTGCTCGGGGAGACGGATACCCCTCTGCTCGCCGCGCTCCGGGACCTTGCGGGCCTGAGCACACCGCTCTCCGACGACGAACGCACCGACCTCGTCGGCCTCATCGCGTTACTGAGCCAGACGAGGAGCGGCAGCGAGATCCTCAGGGAAGCGACTGGAACCGGCATGCCGCAGCGTGAGGTGCGCGCCCTGGTCCTGGGGACCCTGTTGCGCCTGGATTCCCAGGACACTGGCCTCATCGCTCAGCTTCAGAACGACCTCGGCCTGCTCCCGGCTGACCTCCTGCGCTTTCTCGACGTCATGGGTGGAGGCGACGGTACCCTCGGGCGGCCCTTCCGCTCGCCCGAAATCGCCACAGGCAACTCCGCACAGATGCAACGTGCCCCCCACCTGCGCCTGCCCGCGTTGTCCCGGCCGCTGCGGCGTGTCGTCTCCCAGGCCCTTGAGCGCCTGCTCACGGACCCGGAGGGGCCCTCCACGCTCGCCTGGGAAGGCGTGTACAAGTACGCTGAGGCCTTCAAGCGCCTCTTCGCTGCCTTGCACTTCCACGAATCAGCGCGCTACCCCCGCGCGGCAGCCCTCGCCCACCTGCTCGCTGGCGGCGGCCAGGTGCAGCCAGCACTGCCTATGACGCCAGTGACCGGCAACGCAGCCCGCACCCTGCTCGGCGACAACTCGCGGATGCGTACGCTGATGGGCCAGGTTGAAACCGCGCTTGCGAGTGATGACCTCGCCCAAGCCCTGAATCTCCTCCAGAGCCGTCCTGGTCTGCTTGGGCGCCTGGCTGACCGTCTGGTGCGGGAAGAAGGTCTGCGTTCCTCTGGAACTGGGATCGCCAAGACGGCGCCCTTGACGGTGGCCGCCCTGCGCAGTGCCGCCCCACACCTCACGCCGGCCATGCTTACGGGCTTACACGTCCACTTCGAGCGCCGTGATGAGGCCGATCCCCACCGGGCCATGCGCGCGAAGGGCAACGCCAGCACCCGGACGCTGGGAGACACCCGACCACTGATCGCGCGGCCCCTGATCACGCAGATTCAGGAGGTCCTCTTCGCCGACCTCGTGCGTCGGGCTGTTGGCCTGCCTTCCCTCATACGCCTGGCAGTCTCCCCGGATGTGCTTGGACTCCGCCTGAGTGCTTCGGTACGGGCAGCCTCCGGGGGCAACGAAGGTTTGGCCGCCGGCAGTCGCCTGCGCCTGACCCCCACGGGCACAGCGCAGGCGACCCACGCCCGGCTGTTCCTGCACTGGGCGCAGCGAGAGGGAACTGGGGCCATCGACCTCGACCTGTCGGCCCTGGCGTATAACGCCGCCGGGCAGCACGTCGCCACCTGTTCCTTCCACAATCTGCGTTCAGACGGCATGGTGCATTCCGGGGACCTGCGCAGCGCCCCACTCCCGGTCGGCGCCACCGAGTACATCGACCTCGATCTGGACCGGCTGCGCCGCCTTGGCGTGCAGAGCGTCGTCGCTTCAGTGGTGTCCTACACAGCTGTGCCCTTGGCAGTCAGAACGTCTCCGCCTTCTCCTGGACAGCGGCACGAACCGCATGGTCGTGGCGCTGAACACCTCAGCCAGTTCAGCCGGCGTATCGCTCGACCTATAGTGGGGGCCGCCAGCAGGAAGCCGCTGGGCGCGAGGGCGATGGGAAGCCAACCCCGCACCGCCCTCACATCCGATTCAGTCGTGGTCCATACTGCGTAG
- a CDS encoding immunity 22 family protein, translated as MCLYIPDVVTLWVFQTDPAQDVASLFELSYTDEGEGQLSRFAVAYRLRWYDTEFAFWEQGAPARELLMSVAESYRTLDEQAGNRLPEGE; from the coding sequence ATGTGCCTGTACATCCCAGACGTCGTCACCCTCTGGGTCTTTCAGACAGATCCTGCCCAGGATGTGGCCTCCCTCTTCGAGTTGTCATACACCGACGAGGGCGAAGGGCAGCTCTCGCGCTTTGCGGTGGCTTACCGACTTCGCTGGTATGACACAGAGTTCGCCTTCTGGGAACAGGGAGCTCCAGCCCGCGAACTCCTGATGTCCGTGGCTGAGTCGTATCGGACGCTGGACGAACAGGCGGGGAACCGCTTGCCCGAGGGGGAGTGA